In Lentisphaera araneosa HTCC2155, the genomic stretch TCAAGACATTTTATTTCAAGCACGAGATGAAGTGAAAGATATTCACGTTGCCGAGAATGTGGAAGAATACATGATTCGACTTATAAGTGCGACCCGTAACCCAGCTCAAATGGGCGATGAGTACGCTGATTATATTGCCGTTGGTGCGAGCCCCCGTGGAACTTTAGCACTCGATAAATCCGCACGTGCTCATGCTTGGTTAGAGGATCGCGATCACGTCACTCCAGACGATGCTAAAGCCATCCTTCACAACTGCTTGCGTCACCGCCTCGTGCTTTCCTATGAAGCGAGTGCCGAAGGACTCACAGTCGATGACTTTATTGATAAAATGATTGAAAAAGTTCCCGTCATATAAGGCCCCGTCTTGAAGAAAAAAAATACAGATGGAGTCTACATCGAACTCGAAGATGTGATTCGCCTGCAGCACAAAGCTTCGGGTTTTCACTTCCTGCCTCGTCAGCCACTGCAAAGCCTTTTAGCCGGCCGTCATGCTTCGCGTTTAAGAGGACGTGGACTCGATTTCGAGGAGCTTCGACTCTATCAAAAAGGCGATGACACACGTACCATTGACTGGAAGGTGAGCAATCGCGCTCGCAAGGCCTATGTACGCGTCTATAGCGAAGAAAAAGAACGTCAGGTAATGTTTGTCGTGGATCAACGTTTGAGCATGTTTTTTGGCTCAAAAAAATCCTTTAAGTCCGTGACCGCCGTGGAAGCACTCACACTCGGTGCTTGGAAAGTCTTAGACTCGGGGGATCGCGTTGGAGGAATCATTTTTAACGATTGCGAAAGTCGCGAATTCAGAGCTCAGCGCAGTCGACAAGCGACCATGGCGATGTTGAGTGAAGCCGTCAAATTTAATCATCAGCTTGGCGTCGATCAAGGCATTATTGAATCTCCAGATATGCTCAATTCGAGCTTAGAGAAATTACTTCATAAGCCTCGTCACAATAACTTGATCATCATTATTTCGGACTTTCATGGCATGGACGAAAAAACCTATCATCATGTTCGCGCTTTGAGTCGACATAATGATGTGGTCTTAACTTTGGTTTACGATGAACTTGCCAAAGAGTTTCCCGAAAATCATTTCCCCATACGGCTCAGTGATGGCATCGACCAAGTTGAGCTGGATTTAAGCCAAGCCAAGCTGAGAAAAAGCATTCCCGACCTACTCCAAGGACGACTCAAAAGCTTGGGTGATTCACTTGGAAAATTTGATGTCCCCATTTTACCGATCAACACTCATGAAGACGTGGCGGATCAGCTGCGAAAAATCTTAGGTGGCCAACACTTAAAAAGAGCGCATAAACCCCAGGCAATGAAGGGCTCTCGCTGATGAAGAAGTCCACTAGTCTCAATGATCTCAAAGAAAACATCATTCCCCCTTTAGAGAATGAACTCGCGCCGGGTTGGCCAATTTTATTTACACTCATTATCATCCTGCTTTGCTACTTGGCTCTTTTCATCTACACTCGCCACAGAAAAAATCTCTATCGCCGTAAGGGTCTCATTGAACTAAGAAAAATCGAAAATCTTTGGGTGACGAAGAAAGATAAGGCTCCACTCAAAGAAATTCCTTTAATCTTAAAAAAAGTGGCTTATCAGTTTGCGCCTCAATCATCGAGTTTAAGTGGGGAAGCTTGGCAGCAATTCCTGCATCAAACACAAGCAGAAATTAAGCTCACAGCCTTTCAAATCCTTGCTTCATTATCCTATGAGAAAGACGAAGTTATCCATTCAATTCCTGAGCAAGATCTACAATCCCTCATCGAAGACGCCAAGCTGTGGGTGAGAACTCACCGGGTTCTTGAAGGGGAACTATTATGATCACTTTTGCCTACCCCATTTTACTCGGCTTGTGGCTACTGCCCTTTGTCTTGATAAAATTTCTTCCTGAGCACAAAGGGCATAAATCCTCCATTAAACTACCCTTCTTCAAGGACCTCACACAACTCACGGGAATCGACCCCAACAAAGCTCGTACCAAAGCTTCTTCATTAGCTCAAAGATGCGTTGTTTACCTCTCCTGGTTTTTACTCGTTGTGGCTCTCGCTCGCCCGCAACTGATTGAAGAACCACTGACCAAGACCATTGCCTCACGTGACCTTTTACTTGCCGTCGACCTCTCGGGGTCCATGGAAACTAAGGATTTCAAAAATAAGTCCGGCGAAAATGTCACGCGCTTAGATTCTGTAAAAGAAGTCCTCTCCGAATTTTTAGCTGAACGTGAAGGCGATCGAGTCGGCCTGGTTTTTTTCGGGAGTGCCGCCTTTATTCAAATGCCCTTTACCGAGGATCTAGAAATTTGCCAGGAACTCATGGATGAAGCTCAAGTTCGCATGGCCGGGCCCCAAACCATGCTCGGGGATGCCATTGGCTTATCCATTAGCATTTTTGACCAAAGTGAATTAGAGGACAAAGTGCTGATCTTGCTTACCGATGGCAATGATACTGGAAGTTTGGTCGCCCCCGAAAAAGCAGCTCAAATTGCCCGCGACAAAGGAATTGTTATTCACACAGTAGCCGTGGGCGATCCCGCAGCTGCGGGTGAACAAGCTCTTGATGAAGCTACTTTAAGAAGTATTTCTTCACTCACGAAAGGGAAATATTATTGGGCA encodes the following:
- a CDS encoding DUF58 domain-containing protein, translating into MKKKNTDGVYIELEDVIRLQHKASGFHFLPRQPLQSLLAGRHASRLRGRGLDFEELRLYQKGDDTRTIDWKVSNRARKAYVRVYSEEKERQVMFVVDQRLSMFFGSKKSFKSVTAVEALTLGAWKVLDSGDRVGGIIFNDCESREFRAQRSRQATMAMLSEAVKFNHQLGVDQGIIESPDMLNSSLEKLLHKPRHNNLIIIISDFHGMDEKTYHHVRALSRHNDVVLTLVYDELAKEFPENHFPIRLSDGIDQVELDLSQAKLRKSIPDLLQGRLKSLGDSLGKFDVPILPINTHEDVADQLRKILGGQHLKRAHKPQAMKGSR
- a CDS encoding DUF4381 domain-containing protein → MKKSTSLNDLKENIIPPLENELAPGWPILFTLIIILLCYLALFIYTRHRKNLYRRKGLIELRKIENLWVTKKDKAPLKEIPLILKKVAYQFAPQSSSLSGEAWQQFLHQTQAEIKLTAFQILASLSYEKDEVIHSIPEQDLQSLIEDAKLWVRTHRVLEGELL
- a CDS encoding VWA domain-containing protein, with product MITFAYPILLGLWLLPFVLIKFLPEHKGHKSSIKLPFFKDLTQLTGIDPNKARTKASSLAQRCVVYLSWFLLVVALARPQLIEEPLTKTIASRDLLLAVDLSGSMETKDFKNKSGENVTRLDSVKEVLSEFLAEREGDRVGLVFFGSAAFIQMPFTEDLEICQELMDEAQVRMAGPQTMLGDAIGLSISIFDQSELEDKVLILLTDGNDTGSLVAPEKAAQIARDKGIVIHTVAVGDPAAAGEQALDEATLRSISSLTKGKYYWAGNREELAGIYDEIDKIGVRELDTVSHRPKQELYHLPLAFFLVLIMLYHFYNLYKISRHIKKSEVVSHE